Within Winogradskyella helgolandensis, the genomic segment ACATGTGTGTAGATGGAGATGTTGAAGTTTCTACAAATATTTTAACCGAACGAATTTCAAAAGGAGAAACCATATTAATTCCTGCTGGTATTAAAAATTTTCAATTAAAATCCAAATATGGAAAACTTCTAGAAGTGTACGTTTAAAACTTCAGATAATAATTAACAATGAGAATCAAATAACTAAAAGGATTTAGTATTTTTGCGGTTATTATAAAAAATAATTATCATGTCAAATAAAAGAGATTTAAAAAAAGATATCAATTACGTTTTAGGAGATATTATTGAAGCAGTATACGTTTGGGAATTAGCTAATTCTGAAAAACCAACAAAAGAAAGTGAAGCGGTTATCGATGAAGCTATTGTAACGTTTGATGAGTTAATTGCTAGAGTAAACGATAGAAGTGCAGAAAATAAGAAAGCTCATTTTAAAGCTATTAATGCTGACCTTGAAGCAAAAGGAAGAGCGCTTATCGAAAAAATCAATAAATTAAAGTAAATTGATTTGCAAATTTAAAAATCTAGTTTAAATTTGCGCTCGCTTACCGAATATAAGGTAAGCATTTTTTTGCCGATGTAGCTCAGCTGGCTAGAGCAGCTGATTTGTAATCAGCAGGTCGTGGGTTCGAGTCCCTCCATCGGCTCTTAAAAAGTAAAAATCCAATCATGTTTATGATTGGATTTTTTATTTTCAAAGTTATTCAAACGTAGTAAAACTTAGTATGAATAAGGAATACTTGTTAGAATTGTACTATTCAGCAGAATTTCTAATTGCTATAGTTTCACCTAATTTTTTACCGTAAAGCGAATTTTTAACTTTCGGACTTAGATTATTATAAATAGAATCGATGTAAACCGGATTAGCATTTCGTGCTTCATATAAGGCTAAATAAGGTGCAATCTCACTGTCGTTATTATTTATAGCATATTGAATTGTATATGCGTATTTACGCTTTATAATGTTATCAGCTACTTTATTCAGAGAGTCTAAGGTAATACTATCATTTTTATTTTGAGCCATAAAACTAGCTTCTATAATATCTAAATTTCTATCGTTATATCTAGACATCACTTCTAAGTATTCCTCTAAAAGAGATTGTTGTTTTGACCCTTTTATTTCATAATCATAATTAAAGCTCTTCAACGTAGTCGTTATTTCGGTAACTCCTTTATCAGCAAAAAATGGGATATAATTTTCTTCACCATCATTTTTAAACAATTTTAAGTAGAGTAGAATAGGCTCTTCTAAGTTAGTGTGCAGTGTAAATTCTGATTCACCTGTTATAGACATAGAATCTAAATCTACAATACTAGAATCTCCATCTTTCTGAAGATAAACAACTCCCTTTTTTAGCCCTTTAATACTTCCTTTTAATGTAAAGTTGGCATCCTTGTCTTTACTGCAAGAAACAACCAATGCTACTAAAATTATGAGACTTAATACTTTGTTTAATTTTATCATGTTTTGCTAAATAATTAGGTGCGCAAATATCTTATAATTGTTTTAATATTACTAGCCTGCAGCAGCTATTTTCATAAGTTCTGCGCAAAGAATTGCACCATAGGTTCCAACAACATAACCAAATACAGCCAGCAAAGCACCAACAGTAGCTAAGGAAGGGTGGAATGCAGCTGCAACAACGGGAGCAGATGCTGCTCCGCCAACATTAGCTTGACTTCCTACAGCCAAAAAGAAGAATGGTGCTTTTATTAGTTTGGCAACTAAAATTAATAACAATGCATGTATTGTCATCCAAACTAAGCCAATCAATATTAATCCTGGATTTTCAAATATTTTTCCTAAATCCATTTTCATACCTATTGTAGCTACAAGAATATAAATAAATACACTACCTATTTTGCTAGCACCTGCACCTTCATAATTTTTTGCCTTTGTAAATGATAATAGAACACCAATTAATGTCGCAATAGAAATAAGCCAAAAGAAACCACTGCCAAAAGATGATAATGCACTTTTTGGATTACTTACTGCTTCAAAATTGTCTTTTAAATATACAGATATATTATCTGCGCCTAAATGTGCAACGGCAACAGCCCCAAATGCAAAAGCTAGAATTACAATTATATCGGTTAAGGATGGGTTTCTGGTTATTTTATCACTAAAGGCCTGTACTTTATTTTGAAGTTCATCAATTGCTGTATTGTCTGCTTTAAACCATTTGTCTATCTTTTTACGTTTACCAATGCCTAGTAAAATTATCGCCATCCAAATATTAGCAACTACAATATCTACTAAAACCATTCCTCCATAAAGTTCTTGATTAAATTCGTAAATCTCTAGCATAGCTGCTTGGTTTGCACCTCCGCCAATCCAACTACCCGCTAAGGTTGCTAAACCTCTCCAAGTGGCATCAAAACCAGCTCCTCCAACAGTTTCAGGAGAAAATGATGAGATTAATAAAATAGCAATAGGACCACCTATCACAATTCCTATTGTTCCTGTAAAGAACATTACCAACGCTTTCCAACCTAAATTAAAAATAGCTTTTAAGTCTATACTTAATGTAAGCAGGACCAATGAAGCTGGTAATAAGTAACGACTTGCAATAAAGTAACTTTCTGAAATTTCATCAGAAATTAATCCAAAAGAATTAAATATAGCTGGGATTAAATAGCACATTAGTAATCCTGGTATAATGCGATAAAACTTATACCAAAATCCAGTTTTCTTGGATTCAGTATAAAACACTAAGCCTAAAGCCATCATTAACAAGCCAAATACAATAGCGTCGTTTTTGAATAGAACCCATTGATTAGCAGTTGCCTTTTCAACGTTTTGCTTTTTTAAGAGTTGTACATCATCCTCTAAAAAAAAATCTGAAGATATTAGATTAAAAAGTTCTTTGTCTTTAAAACGAACGTCAGTATTCAT encodes:
- a CDS encoding DUF819 family protein, which gives rise to MMALGLVFYTESKKTGFWYKFYRIIPGLLMCYLIPAIFNSFGLISDEISESYFIASRYLLPASLVLLTLSIDLKAIFNLGWKALVMFFTGTIGIVIGGPIAILLISSFSPETVGGAGFDATWRGLATLAGSWIGGGANQAAMLEIYEFNQELYGGMVLVDIVVANIWMAIILLGIGKRKKIDKWFKADNTAIDELQNKVQAFSDKITRNPSLTDIIVILAFAFGAVAVAHLGADNISVYLKDNFEAVSNPKSALSSFGSGFFWLISIATLIGVLLSFTKAKNYEGAGASKIGSVFIYILVATIGMKMDLGKIFENPGLILIGLVWMTIHALLLILVAKLIKAPFFFLAVGSQANVGGAASAPVVAAAFHPSLATVGALLAVFGYVVGTYGAILCAELMKIAAAG
- a CDS encoding DUF4369 domain-containing protein encodes the protein MIKLNKVLSLIILVALVVSCSKDKDANFTLKGSIKGLKKGVVYLQKDGDSSIVDLDSMSITGESEFTLHTNLEEPILLYLKLFKNDGEENYIPFFADKGVTEITTTLKSFNYDYEIKGSKQQSLLEEYLEVMSRYNDRNLDIIEASFMAQNKNDSITLDSLNKVADNIIKRKYAYTIQYAINNNDSEIAPYLALYEARNANPVYIDSIYNNLSPKVKNSLYGKKLGETIAIRNSAE